The genome window TACGGTGATAAGACCATCGACATGTACCCCCGTCCCAGCCACGCAGACTGGACCTACCTCGAAAAGTACGGGGTTAAGGCCTCGTCAGGTGGTGGTCGCAGCTCTGCACGCGAGACTATTGCTCGAGTGGCCGCTGGTGCTGTTGCCGAGAAGTGGCTCAAGGAGGCCTACAACATTGAGATTGTTGCCTTTGTCAGCTCTGTCGGAACCATCAAGCTTTTCGCTGATACAGAAGCCATGAGCACCGATCCTGCCTTCCTCAGTCTCGCCGAGACTCTCACCCGCGAACAGGTTGATGAACACCTCCCAGTCCGATGCCCTGATGACGCCATTGGCCGAGCCATGGAGGCTCGCATTGCAGAGCTGCGCGACGAGCACGACAGCACTGGTGGAACAGTCACCTGCATTATCCGCAATGTGCCCTCTGGTCTTGGCGAGCCCTGCTTCGACAAGCTCCAGGCTAGCCTTGCCCACGGTGTGATGTCCATTCCAGCTGTCAAGGGTTTCGAGTATGGTTCCGGTTTCCATGGTGCTGAGATGACTGGCAGCAAGCATAACGATCCTTTCGTGCCAGCACCTGCCCTCGACGCCGCCACCCAGAGGACAGGCATTCCTCGCTCCAGACTCCAAACGAAGACGAATCATTCCGGCGGTATCCAGGGTGGTATCAGCAACGGCAtgcccatcttcttcagagtCGCTTTCAAGCCTCCTGCCACCATCAGCCAGGACCAGATCACAGCACTTTACGATGGCTCGGGCGAGGGTGTTCTCGCTGCTAAGGGAAGACACGACCCCTGCGTTGTGCCTCGCGCTGTCCCTATCGTCGAGGGAATGGCGGCGATTATGGTGGCAGATGCTCTCATGCAACAGAATGCGAGAAAGATGTCTACAATTAAACCATAGAATGGCAATGGTAGCGCGAATGGCAAGGACAACGACGAGGACCATGGCAAGGAAAACGAGAGGATCGCAGTGCATTAGATACCAAAACGGAGAGTATGAGATGGGACTTTTATTGACATGAGGGACGACGACTTTAGACTATTCTTAACTTATGTTTAGCTTTTCAATCCGAAGGCTTGAGTAATCCTTACAATAATGCTCTTGACGTTCGTGAATGACCATCCCGAAAGTTGTTTACAAGTTCTTTGTAGCCTTGGGTGAATTCAGAGACAGATGAGTAGAAGGAAGATAGATGGGATATTCTGTTTTCCTCGAAAGTGCCACATCATCATAGGACACATGTGAAAATAGTAATGATAATTCTTTTCGTATTTATTCTTGTACCCCTCATATATGAACAAGCCAATGCCTCGCAACCCTTCTAATTCGATAATATCCCAACGTCGTAATGCATCAACTCCCCCCTGAACAATAACCACGTCTATGCTTGGGGGTTCAGGGGTGTGGGTATCATGGCCTTTCTGAGacacaaaaagaaaactCCAAAGGAAAAAAGATCCTTGATCCAATCACACCTTCTATCTTATCTCGTACTTTTTAATGCTGGCTCTTTTTTTACTCTTCTCCTGATTGAGTTGCAGCTGTTTCGCTCTCCGTCTCGGCTGTGGGCTTGCTTCGAGCTGAGTCTCCATCTCGAGCCATCAGCATATCCTTTTCGGCTTGAATAGCCTTTTCTCTTCGTTGTTCAACGTCTTCTCGACGAATTACCTTTCGTAGGCCCTCGCTTGCTTGGAGAAGACCGTCGATGCTGATGGCGTGCTCTGTCATTTGATGGCTGATGTATGTGTAGATTCCGGCAGGCGTGTTGCATTGCAGGAGGTTTCCTtcgttgagcttgagaagggcCAGGGCGACTTGGAAGAGAAATGTGCTGCCGTCGTTGGTGCAGAGGACGACATCCCAGACGCGGAAGAGAGCCTCGGCGCTTAGACAGTCGGTGAAGACGGAGAGGAACCACTGGAAAGTCAAGGCCTCGAGCTCAATGGATAGAGAGTCGAGATGTGCTGAGAGCTTGGGAAGAATTGCTGAAACATACTGTCGCAGCACCTGTTGATCTGCGCGGGAGGCCATGAGTGAGTGGTCGTAGTAACCATGAGGAAGGATATTCTCGATGATTGAAGTAAGAATCCAAAATGCGTCCTCAGCAGAGGGCATCATGAGCAACAAGTTGGCAGCAATCAAATTCATTCCCTGGCAGTACCCCACGTCCTTGTTGCGTCTGGAGTACGCCAACAAGACTTcgttcagcttcttgacaccAGGTCCCTTACGGAAGAAGATGTTGTCCGTCAAAGTTCTGTTGATGTCCATCTGAATCTGActaacaacaacagcatcgtcgtcctcgccGGTCTGAGCAACCAAGTCTTCATAATATCCAGGGACACGAAGGGCTGCAGCTCCTGAACACTCTGACCACACCTTGGCGCGATAGGTGACAGGAATACCGCCCAAAACCAGGGTTTTGAATTCGTTCCATTTAGCTCGTCCAACCTTTCCTTTGACGCCAAGTCCTGAAACTCCAATCATCTCACCATCGGCAACTCGGGTTTCAGGAAGGATCATGGCAGGTTGTTCGTAGCGAGCATCAGCAGCTGACTTGGCAGCAGCAATAGCGGCTTCGCCCTCCCGCTTGCGTTCCGCGCGAACCTTTCGAAGAAAGTCATTCCATCGAACTGTCTTTTCACGCTGAAGAGCATCGTGGACATCGCTCAGTTGCTGCAGGAGCAACTTGACAGGTTCGGTATCGTCCTTGGTGAGTGCGATGGATGATTCAGACTGAGAGGGCTGTGAGGTCTCACTGTCTACTGCAGTAGTTGTGCTAGCTGATGGAATAAGACCAGAGTTGGTTGAAACAATTACTGGCTTGACAGGCTCGGTGGGGCACAGCTCTGGCTCAGGTGTTTGAGCTCCCTCCATAACCTCGATTGATGGTATCGCGATGCTTGGTGTGTGACTGAGGAGTTCGGTGGGAAACGTTGCGATTTTGAGATAATCCGTCCATCTCTTAGCTTTGCCCTCTTCCGCGTTACGCTCCTCCATGCTGTTCAGGCTCTCAGGACGTCCCTCGCTCGACACACTTCCCTTGGGGCTGGGAAGGTCCTCTAATGCATTAGGTGAGATGCCACCTCGGCCGTTTGCAAGCATCTCTGTTCGACTGCCCTTACGAATATGTCGAGCCACCTGCGCCGCCTCGCGTTGTCGTTTCTTACGTCGCTGGTCGTATATGAATCCAAACCGGTCCGTCAGATATTCGCTGTTCGGAAAGTTGTTATAAATATGTGTTAATGTCGGTGGCTGTGACTCTGGCGATCGAATGGCATCCATCTCCACAGGCCCATAGCTCTCTTGTCGAGATGATAAGTTATCCGGAGGACTGCCTCGCATGCTATCCCAcgcttcttgcccttgtgATCTTCCTGACCCTTGAGCAGATGGTCCTGGAGTCGCTTTACGCATCGCCATCAAAGCCTTAGGACCACCAGCAATCGATACTGCTCGGGACTGACCCGCGCGGCTGCTTGTAGTCGAAACAGCTCGGAGAGAACCACCCTTGTTGGAAGTAGTGCTCGTAGCACGGCCTCGAGATTCAGCCTCGCGTGTACTTATAGCTCCGCCCGCCACTAAACGAAGGGCCATGCTTGCaagcgatgacgatgcttTGCGCTCGCCGGTTGCGCCTGATTGAATACTTGACGCACGGCTTGGACTTCGAGTAGATTGCGTGTCTGGAGGGTTGAAGAGATCCTCCTGCAGCGTTGGTCGTCGGTCCATACTAGAGTGCGATCGAATCACAGTCGCAGGGTTCACTCCTTCGCCGTTCATGCTGTTCGTACGGCTACCTCGTTTTGCGGTTCCAGAGCCCCAGAGATAATCTTTCCACCCCTTTAACGTGCCCTTGCCGCTGCCGTTCTCGCTAGGGTTGCTGAAAGACTGGCTGCTTGCGCGGATGGTAGAGCCCTTAGCGACTGTCTCGCCGTACGCAGTAGCCACTACGGTGTCTTGCATTGCATCACTCATGAGGTCGCTTAATCCAGTATCCTCTCTCCGGAGTCCCTTGTTGGCCGCGCGTagctcagcctcaacagTCCGTAGGCGAGTTTCAAGATCCAGGTTAGAGAGGCCGCATTCTCGAATGATTTTGCGCAAGGCCCGTTCTCGTTCATCAGCGCGGCGGCGCATATTGGCGATCTGGGCATCTCGTTGTGCGAGGTCTTCGGATATTTGTCTGACCAGTCCAATGGCGCCGTGCCGCGATATCAagcgttgaagatgttcGTCATCGGCGTTATGTAACGAGCCCGGAACCTTGCGCACCGGGTGATCCTCTTCGAACAAGGCACTTCGCGCATCTGAGCTTCCAGTCAGATCAACTATCGAACTGCGCCCAACATCCGGGGCCACAACCGGAGGAACGGGAGTGTCGTCGGGTGCATCGTCTTGTCCGCTGAGAGGATCATTGCCTGGGCTTTCAGGTGAGAAGCTAGGAAAGCTCGTGAGACTCTTGTCGCTAGCAGCAATACTGCTCGCAGAGCTAACAGGCTGACTGGGACGTTTTCGACCGCGAGGGCCTCTGACAGTTGCGCTTCGGTTGCTTCTGGAGCTTCGGTTCGAGGTGTGGGATACGTGAGAGGCGTGTGACGCATATGAGGCGCTGCTGTGCTGGGAGACGGACCTTTGGAGTGACGACATAGGGTCGGCCGCTTCCATGGCCGTCGCCATAGCTGAAGGGATCGAATCGTATTGGGGTTTATGCTTGTCTAGGGACAAGACAGGTAAAATGCTGGgagaaaagatgaagaggaggagaatgagagaaagagagagcAAGCAATCGATCAATCgatcaatcaatcaataaTGAAGGGTGTGGGTTGCACAGACGAGGGAGGGTGTGCGATCGAAAAGGCAACCGAGGGGTTTGTACTGGGTACATGTGCTTTTGCATGGGGATGAATGGAAGCTGTCGATATGATATTAGGTAAGATATCACAATATTCACAGAATtgcgatgaagaagctggaagcAGCTTTGAATCAGAGAAACAGTCAAAGCAAATCATTAAAAAACATTCTGTTGTCTTTGCAACCATTGAATAATGTCTTAAAATTACCCCCTATGAAGAAAGAGTCAGAGCAACCAGGCTACGCCTCTTCAAAGTATCTGTACCTGTAACCCCAGCACTTGGGTTAAGTCCAGATGCTTTATGCCCTTTTAGGTCGTCCGGGCTTGTTGCTCCTCCGCAAAACTGATTGGCTTCCAGGGCATCATCTATCATCTTTAGGGAGCCCAAGTCGCCCTACCGCACCAACCCGCCCTGAATTTCTAGCAGGCATTGATGGATGATACCGAACCGAAAAGAAGCGATAAACCCAACGTCAAGATGAAAGGACGTTGATAGACAAATGATTTCCCTAATTTACAACCACGCCAAGATAACTCCTTTGTTTTAACAAATACACTATTTTCCTATCAACCTCTCATATCAACAGGGTACCTGACGCTCGTCTCCACGGTTGGGTTTCCtttcccttttcttcaagCCCAAGGGGCACCGCCACCAACGAAAAAAAGCTTGTTATTTAACTACAAAACCGCCAGCGCAAAAAGCTGAGCTCAGACATGATCACTTATAAGCTCGTGCACATGAGATAGATTTCATCTCCAGGGCCATCCCAGCTAGACTACGCCTGGCCAACAGCCCGAAGATTCCCGCACCCTGGACAATTCCAGAACATTTCTTATCCCAGCCCAGCAAGGATGCTGATGTCTGACTCGTCAGTAAAACACATATAATGTGGCTTGTTTCTACtggaaggaaagaaaagagtcAGAAATGTTTGCCGTGCCTTGTATCACGCGACCATTGCCCAGCTTTGAGAGCCTGAACAACCTTGATAGAAGCTTCGTAACTTTATTAGTGAAGCTCCCAAAATGGGGTGCGTATCTCTGACGTCGATGAGGCTGCACCATGATCAGCGTGACTTCATCCTGCAGCCAAATAATATTCTGTTACAAGGTACCCTTGAAGATTACCGTTTTGTAACTGATACTTTACCGAGTGGACGCGTTTGGGCTACAGCATCATCCGCATGACAGACCAGGCTAAGACCTCCCTTGTCAATGCGTCTCGTATTAATTGTTCGACACTTCACTGCTTTTCACTTCTGTTGCAATGCTTAATCTTCAGTGCAGCTTCAATATCCATGACTTCTCATACCATGTATGTATTCATACAGCTCATGTCCCCATAAGCTATGTAAGATAATTACTCGTAATAGTCAACCCATGAACTCCTACCAATGCCAAAATCCAGCCTGGCAATGCCATGTTCATTCATAATCCGTTTTCCTACCCCTTTAAGGGCCATTCCCTAGCCTCTCGCTCCCTTGATCtgagaaaaaaaaaaaaaaagaaatcaAACCAATTTAAACATTCCACAAACGCCTCATTCAAATATGCACAGCTCAACCCCCCCTTCTCGCCTCTTGAATTATACACTTTTGTAATGCCCCTTAGGCAAAGCTGTCCTCTGCATTCCAACGGCTGCTTCGCATCGTCCCCATTGTCTCATTTTCCACCGTTACATCTTTGCAAGGTGAAGAGTTTTCACCCACGAGTGTCTCATCCGGCAACAGGCCCTCAGCAACCAGTGTCTGAAACACGGCGTCTTTGGCTAGGACCGTCTCTCGGTCGATGCCGAGCCCATCCAACTTTCGTAGCCTCTTGCAACTTGCCACAAACACAATTTGGTGTAGTCGTCGCCGTAACTTGGTCATCTCGTCTAGTCGACTAGAGAATAGCTGATCTCGCTCGACATCTGTGTCAGGCAGCATAAACGGGTCAATGTAGCCCTCGCGATCCGCAGGAACCAACATCTGCGTTGGAGCATAGAAACCAATCGTGATAGGATTGTCCCTCAGATCAAGCTGAGTGAGATGTGGAAACTCGATGAGCAACTCCGTCACCATGGTAGAATCAGCCAGTCGGTTGCCTGCCAcaaggagcttcttgagtcgTGGAATGAACCGGAGCGGTTCCAAATCTCGGATCGCGTTGAAGTTAATGTTCAACGTTCGGAGGTTAGGCATCAGCTGACCAAGGTTGTCTGGCAACGCCTGAATCCCACAGTTGGCGAGCTCAAGGAGTTGCAAGTTGAGAAAGTCCACTGTGGGCTCAAAGGTGCCCAGGTAGTTGCCAGAAAGGAAAAGCTTGCGGACTTCGCAAGCTGAAGAAAGGAAGCCGAGGTCGAGAGCCTTATCTGCCCGCTGCTCCCTGAGACTCAGGCTATCAAGCTTTCGAGCTCGGCTGAAGCCACTCAACTCAGTAATGCGGTTGCGATCAGCATGTACTGAGTGTAAGTTGGGCAAATTACTGACGTCCAAGCAGGTAAGTTGGTTATCGCTCAGTTCCAACTGACGGAGTGTCTTGATACACGATGGCGCCACAAAGCTTGTAAGCTTGTTCTTGGACAACCTCAAGCGTGACAGAGCGGGAGCCAACTCCAAGTTCCGGATCGATGAAACTCGGTTGCCTCCCAAATCGAGTTCAGTGAGGCGCTCCATCTTAACTCTTGCAAAATCAACTTCCTCGATTAAGTTGTCTCGGGCTCGAAGAGACAGCAGTCCATCATGGGTATCGAGGCCATCAAGGCTCGTCAGTTGGTTGTTGTCGGCCCTGATGCTTCGCAGATGTACCAAACCCTTGAGAGCAGAAAGGCTCTTGACCTCGTTACCAGATATATCCACGTACTGAAGGTTCATCAAGTGATCCCAAGATGTCAACTCGGTCAGCATATTCTGGGATACCTTTAGCTGCCGAACACTAGGCGGCACACCGTCCAAATGTCCCAGTGCATTCTTGGAAGCGTCCAGTGTCACCAGCTTGCCGCAGAACTGGTCTAGCATGTGCAGGCTTCCCAGACGTTTCTCGTGAAGATCTAGTTCTGTGATGTCTTCCCAGTAAGGCTCGTACGGCTCAACCTCACTAAGCTTGTCCACAAGTTCCCGTATCGTCATGGACATGACCTTCTTGGATCCATCTCCAGTGGCTGCATGCCGTCGACCCATGACATAGCTGACCTCGAAGCCGAACGACTGATCCGTATTATTGATAGTAAATTCAGACAAAGGGCTAAGGGAAAGTTTTCCGACATTCTGGCCAATCATGACACTGTCGTCTGCAGGAGTCGGGTAGAAGTTGTTGTTTGGTGTTGGGTTTACAACGAAGCTCAGACTGGTGCGTCGGCCGTCGGGTGTTTTGTGACTGACGACGCTTGTGTCCCCAATGATGCTGACTTGGCGCTGGTCATCAATAGGAAGCTCGATTGTACTATCCTCGTCTTGCTCGTCAATCCGCGAAACAGGTCGAGGAACAAATGCTGGGCCATTTCGTGAGGGGATACGGTTACTCCAGCCCTGTCCATTACCGCCGCTCTTCAACGCTGATTTTCCAATACTGGCATGGCCTGGTGACTTCCTAGGTGATGAGCTGTTGTTGAAATGGCCATTGGGAAGCTCCGGATCATCTTCAAGGTTGTCCAAATCCTCTGCCACCACCACATCTTGTATGATGGATGCAACCGGCGAAGAGAACGTGATGGTGAGGTTACGTTTCTTGGTGGTCGTCGAGGGAGTACTGCTAGCCTTGTCGTCGTGGAAGCTGCTctcatcttgacaagattctTCAAGATATAGCTCGGAATCCTCCATTACCCGGGCATCCAACTTCTCGAACTCTTCTCCGACAAGGCTATTCATCTCCGGGCTCAGTTGCCCATCAGGTGACAATGTCGTAAAGCCTCTAGCAGATTGGAACTTTGCAAATTTGGATGGGCTGGTGGGCGACCTCGCCTGGCTTGGACTGCTGGCCgcgttgctcttcttggcgGTGGTGAGATGGAGATTCTGCATCTCTCTCGTCAAATCCACAGACAAATCTGGGATGCTGGCGAAAGGATCATCCTCACTGTCTGATGGAAGAATATTCATGGGCCGCCGCGTAGGtgtctccttcttcttgatccaGATATTGTTTTGCTTATCGAGATACATACTGCCCACTCGATCCGGGATAAGATGTGACACACTTTCGGGCATGATAGTTCTTCGGGTCTCAGAGCCATGCGAGGACGTTGTAGGATAGGTTCTGTTTGTCGAAACCCCCGATGACTGCGAGTGATAGTCGCGTGAGGGGCTCGATGGCGGCGCATCATGAGCAGGGCCAGCTGACAATCGAATGTTGGGTGGATCGCTGatgacttcatcttcagtgTTGTATGACAGCTCTGATCGCTGGCGAGGCGCCTTCTCAATTTCCCGCTCAACTTCTTGATCGGCAAGAATTGCTTCCTTGACTAGGCCCATGGATCGCATAGACAAGGTAATGATGTCTCCCATATCGCTGAACTCCTGGTACTTCCTCAACCGCTTGATCAGCTCTGGATCCTCCTGATGCTTGGGTGGTCTGGGCATGGGGTTTCCTTCGCGGCTTGGAGGACGAGACAAGGGCTCATTCGTTGACTCCTGATAAGAATCATCGAGGTCATCCCCTTCGGGTGTGCCATGCTCAGCCTCCGATTCTTCAACACTTGAGAGACCTGGTGGTCTCACTTGGTTGCggatcatggccatgatctgTGCAGCCTGGTCGACAAAGTCCTGAGTCCTAATAGACGGTTTACGGTCTACCTCACTATGGCCTTCCGTAGAATATCCTAGAGTCTCCTCCTGCAATGCCCGGATAAGAGTCTTCTTCGGCTTTTCGTGGGTCATATCATCCTCCGAGTGCATGGTCTCGTTCGGCTCACTACGCTGTGACGATCCCCGGCTTGGCGTAGGACTGCGTGGGCGGAGAATGTTTCTCATTGCAAGCACGTTGGGGTTCGCAAGTTGGAACTCACTAGGTCGTGCATCCTTGCGTTTCTTTCCCATAATCGACTGCATGTCACGGCTGGCGGATTCTACCCCTTCTAATCGATCCTCGCGGCCAAAGGCAATGTCAGAACGATGTAGCGTACGGCGACGCTTTGGCGTTGGATCCTTGGACGGAGACGTTCGAGGTCTCTTACCCTCTGATCCGCTATCGCGTTTGGGGGTATTGACATTGCCTGGAGCACCCTTTGCTGGACTCAGAGATTTGCTGTGGATGTGACTAGAACCTGAGATTGTCCTATGATGCTTGCTgccagatgatgatgtggACTTGCCCCGACGTCTGCGTACAAGTAACTGGGCGTCAGGACTAGGAGACGCTACCTGCTCTGGATGTTGAAGAACTGACTCAACTGGTGGAATATCTGGTGATTGAGGGGCATCATTTTCCTTGTCGGAATAGACTGGATCTCCTTGAGAGACATAAGAAACTTCCTCACTAAACTCGTATCCTTCGAGATCTCCAAGGCCAAAACGACTGAAAGATCTCCCACTGATGGGTCTATGACTCGTTGTCGGTAAAGCAGGACTAGACATGGAGTCTCCGTATTCGTGAGCGGGCATATCGGACTGATcatgaggagcttgagatcCTGAGGATTGCCGGGAAGGCGTACCCGACATGCCTTCCTCGAATTGACTGATACGTCGAAGGAGTGTTTGGTTGGTAAAGGTATCATAAGGGCCAAAAAGCTTGAGAGGACTTCCAGCAGATGGCGCGCTTCTGCCTGGATTAATCTGCTTCTTGTCTGGACTGGGGAAAGGGGCTCGCGGCAAGGACGGACTGATGTTGAAGTAGTCGTTTTGATATGGGTTGGTAACTTCCGTTCGTATGGAAGGAAACTGTTTGGGAGTGCTGGCCTGCAGGGACTCCTCTGGAAGCATTCCACTTGTGTCAACACCCAAGCCAGGGCTGAGATCACGATAGCGAAATGAACCATCGCCTGAGCGACCTCCTCGTTGAAGATTCAAGAATCCACCTTTTGTTGCATATTCTTCAGTATCCTCAGGAGTAGCAGAAGTTTCCTGATTAGGCTCATCAAATCCCGTCTTAGGGTCAACTGCAGGATCGAGAAGCATCTGATTAATGCGCAAGGCTTCGAGTTTCTGCTTCAATCTGTCTGCTGGCAGCTCAATGGGCGCAAAGTCCATATTGCCGTCCTTGTCGCTCTGCTTGCCGATAAGAATGGGACTGAAATCTTCGTTGCGAATCACGCTTTGGCCGCTGATCTTTCGAACGCTACCGTTCGTCTCAGAAGGAGCGCTTAAACAGCTTTCATCGCGATAAGACTCATCTCGATGTCTTGAGGGGGTTTCATCT of Fusarium oxysporum Fo47 chromosome I, complete sequence contains these proteins:
- a CDS encoding rab-GTPase-TBC domain-containing protein, whose amino-acid sequence is MATAMEAADPMSSLQRSVSQHSSASYASHASHVSHTSNRSSRSNRSATVRGPRGRKRPSQPVSSASSIAASDKSLTSFPSFSPESPGNDPLSGQDDAPDDTPVPPVVAPDVGRSSIVDLTGSSDARSALFEEDHPVRKVPGSLHNADDEHLQRLISRHGAIGLVRQISEDLAQRDAQIANMRRRADERERALRKIIRECGLSNLDLETRLRTVEAELRAANKGLRREDTGLSDLMSDAMQDTVVATAYGETVAKGSTIRASSQSFSNPSENGSGKGTLKGWKDYLWGSGTAKRGSRTNSMNGEGVNPATVIRSHSSMDRRPTLQEDLFNPPDTQSTRSPSRASSIQSGATGERKASSSLASMALRLVAGGAISTREAESRGRATSTTSNKGGSLRAVSTTSSRAGQSRAVSIAGGPKALMAMRKATPGPSAQGSGRSQGQEAWDSMRGSPPDNLSSRQESYGPVEMDAIRSPESQPPTLTHIYNNFPNSEYLTDRFGFIYDQRRKKRQREAAQVARHIRKGSRTEMLANGRGGISPNALEDLPSPKGSVSSEGRPESLNSMEERNAEEGKAKRWTDYLKIATFPTELLSHTPSIAIPSIEVMEGAQTPEPELCPTEPVKPVIVSTNSGLIPSASTTTAVDSETSQPSQSESSIALTKDDTEPVKLLLQQLSDVHDALQREKTVRWNDFLRKVRAERKREGEAAIAAAKSAADARYEQPAMILPETRVADGEMIGVSGLGVKGKVGRAKWNEFKTLVLGGIPVTYRAKVWSECSGAAALRVPGYYEDLVAQTGEDDDAVVVSQIQMDINRTLTDNIFFRKGPGVKKLNEVLLAYSRRNKDVGYCQGMNLIAANLLLMMPSAEDAFWILTSIIENILPHGYYDHSLMASRADQQVLRQYVSAILPKLSAHLDSLSIELEALTFQWFLSVFTDCLSAEALFRVWDVVLCTNDGSTFLFQVALALLKLNEGNLLQCNTPAGIYTYISHQMTEHAISIDGLL
- a CDS encoding chorismate synthase, encoding MSSIGQIFRVTTAGESHGRAISCIIDGCPPGLDLTEADIQPQLNRRRPGQSAITTPRNEKDRVTINSGTENGVTLGTPILLTVPNEDQRPRDYGDKTIDMYPRPSHADWTYLEKYGVKASSGGGRSSARETIARVAAGAVAEKWLKEAYNIEIVAFVSSVGTIKLFADTEAMSTDPAFLSLAETLTREQVDEHLPVRCPDDAIGRAMEARIAELRDEHDSTGGTVTCIIRNVPSGLGEPCFDKLQASLAHGVMSIPAVKGFEYGSGFHGAEMTGSKHNDPFVPAPALDAATQRTGIPRSRLQTKTNHSGGIQGGISNGMPIFFRVAFKPPATISQDQITALYDGSGEGVLAAKGRHDPCVVPRAVPIVEGMAAIMVADALMQQNARKMSTIKP